In Chrysoperla carnea chromosome 2, inChrCarn1.1, whole genome shotgun sequence, the following proteins share a genomic window:
- the LOC123293798 gene encoding uncharacterized protein LOC123293798 encodes MMTGFLFFTQTQMISTNVIRKRSALGVGYVSLPSTFAVHELSTHHIKNVIIKPLTSNTSSIIDKNEHHILYATKHAKNAHSIAVVPKKTIEKKIAIITETHHTLIPIVHQLHPHHHHALIPVLPTGGFGVGVTKGGQGAGHGWWVPAF; translated from the exons ATG ATgactggttttttattttttacacaaacTCAAATGATATCGACAAACGTAATAAGAAAACGTTCAGCATTGGGAGTGGGATATGTTTCATTACCATCAACATTTGCTGTTCATGAATTATCAAcgcatcatattaaaaatgtcaTAATAAAACCATTAACATCAAATACTTCAAgcattattgataaaaatgaacatcatattttatatgcaaCAAAACATGCTAAGAATGCACATTCAATAGCTGTTgtaccaaagaaaacaattgaGAAGAAAATTGCAATTATCACAGAAACACACCATACATTGATACCAATTGTACATCAATTACATCCTCATCATCATCATGCACTGATACCTGTATTACCGACTGGAGGTTTTGGAGTTGGTGTAACTAAAGGTGGACAGGGAGCAGGACATGGCTGGTGGGTTCCTGCATTTTAA